The Thamnophis elegans isolate rThaEle1 chromosome 15, rThaEle1.pri, whole genome shotgun sequence genome includes a window with the following:
- the FAM241B gene encoding protein FAM241B — MVRILANGDIVQDDDPRVRQTTQNRENSSRLLRNGGFFNTNSNTGPNPPQHYQQQQQQRQNARPGERSPFSDINQQLVNMGFPTWHLGNQVVEPVMSILLLFLLMMVGVRGLLLVGLVYVISHLSQR, encoded by the exons ATGGTGCGAATTTTGGCCAATGGAGATATTGTGCAAGATGATGACCCACGAGTACGACAGACCACTCAGAATAGGGAGAACTCGTCTCGACTCTTGAGGAATGGT GGTTTTTTCAACACAAACTCCAACACCGGCCCTAACCCTCCACAGCACTAccagcagcaacagcaacagcggCAGAATGCAAGGCCCGGGGAACGTTCACCGTTTTCAGACATCAATCAGCAGCTGGTGAACATGGGTTTCCCCACTTGGCACCTTGGCAACCAGGTGGTGGAACCGGTGATGTCCATCTTGCTGCTCTTCCTGCTAATGATGGTGGGCGTGCGGGGCCTGCTCTTGGTGGGCCTCGTTTATGTCATCTCCCACCTCAGCCAGCGATGA